One genomic window of Vibrio mangrovi includes the following:
- a CDS encoding MotA/TolQ/ExbB proton channel family protein, translated as MESFIPFHQLFLPLSHFMAQGGTVLWWLAAVVCLSWILVIERLIYLFFYFPKQRQHWIQAWTLRHDQASWYARSIREGWLGQAHDALYQNLNIIKVLVSICPMLGLLGTVTGMISVFDVMANQGSSNPKLMASGISLATLPTMAGMVAALVGMFIHARLYKKCQWLEMKLEKSLRSRL; from the coding sequence ATGGAAAGCTTTATCCCGTTTCACCAACTGTTTCTGCCACTGAGTCATTTTATGGCTCAGGGTGGTACGGTTTTATGGTGGCTGGCTGCGGTTGTCTGCCTGAGCTGGATTTTGGTGATTGAACGGTTGATCTATCTGTTTTTTTACTTTCCTAAACAGAGACAGCACTGGATTCAGGCCTGGACTCTGCGTCATGATCAGGCTTCATGGTATGCCCGCTCAATTCGGGAAGGATGGTTAGGGCAGGCACATGATGCGCTGTATCAGAATCTGAATATCATTAAAGTTCTGGTCAGTATTTGCCCCATGCTGGGGTTGCTTGGAACGGTTACCGGAATGATTTCTGTATTTGATGTTATGGCTAATCAGGGCAGCAGTAATCCGAAACTGATGGCATCCGGAATATCGCTGGCAACATTACCGACAATGGCCGGTATGGTTGCCGCTCTGGTAGGGATGTTTATTCATGCCCGGTTGTATAAAAAATGCCAGTGGCTTGAAATGAAACTGGAAAAATCACTGAGGAGCCGCTTATGA
- a CDS encoding ExbD/TolR family protein translates to MRLGRRPVKQDEAQVDLTSMLDIVFIMLIFFIVTSSFVRESGVEVNRPQAAHAVSQKQAGVFVAITAANDIYIDKRRVDVERVQATLEQMLLDKPDASLVIQADEHAYNGTVVQVMDAAKSAGVKQIALAAEKRQ, encoded by the coding sequence ATGAGACTGGGAAGACGCCCGGTAAAGCAGGATGAGGCTCAGGTCGATCTGACCTCAATGCTTGATATTGTATTTATCATGCTTATTTTTTTCATCGTGACCAGTTCTTTTGTCCGTGAATCTGGGGTAGAAGTGAATCGTCCTCAGGCTGCGCATGCAGTGAGTCAGAAGCAGGCCGGTGTTTTTGTTGCGATAACCGCAGCCAATGATATCTACATCGACAAACGGCGGGTAGATGTCGAGCGGGTACAGGCAACACTGGAGCAGATGTTGCTGGACAAACCGGATGCATCCTTGGTTATTCAGGCCGATGAACATGCTTACAACGGAACCGTTGTACAGGTCATGGATGCCGCAAAAAGTGCCGGTGTGAAGCAGATTGCCCTTGCTGCGGAGAAGCGGCAATGA
- a CDS encoding energy transducer TonB: MMRWLLALPVAIVFSFGLFSFMAWMVDNGSQQKPADRSALQFDMFMAEQEDAVQRRQRTVPERPKPPEAPQMTPVSQQQASVNHMPMTATVPALGLSSGLQGIEIQAPSFDVSAIGSSQQAIPLYKVKPDYPPRAKRREIEGTVTLKFDIDETGRAVNIHVVDSQPKRIFDRAARRALRYWKFQPRIVNGKAEKQNGMTQIIKFEMDK, translated from the coding sequence ATGATGCGTTGGTTGCTTGCGTTGCCGGTCGCCATTGTATTCTCTTTCGGCCTGTTCAGTTTCATGGCCTGGATGGTAGATAACGGTTCGCAGCAGAAACCAGCAGACCGGTCAGCTTTGCAGTTTGATATGTTCATGGCTGAACAGGAAGATGCAGTGCAGCGGCGCCAGAGAACTGTTCCGGAAAGGCCTAAGCCGCCGGAAGCACCTCAGATGACACCTGTTTCCCAGCAGCAGGCCTCTGTTAACCATATGCCGATGACTGCAACTGTGCCGGCATTGGGATTGTCATCAGGTTTACAGGGTATCGAGATTCAGGCGCCTTCTTTTGATGTCAGTGCAATCGGAAGCAGCCAGCAGGCTATCCCGCTGTATAAGGTGAAGCCTGACTACCCGCCCCGGGCAAAGCGACGGGAGATTGAAGGGACAGTAACATTAAAGTTTGATATTGATGAAACCGGCAGGGCTGTGAATATTCATGTGGTTGATAGTCAGCCGAAACGGATTTTTGACCGGGCGGCCAGAAGGGCTCTCAGATACTGGAAGTTTCAGCCTCGTATTGTTAACGGAAAGGCAGAGAAGCAGAATGGTATGACCCAGATCATTAAGTTTGAGATGGATAAATGA
- a CDS encoding tetratricopeptide repeat protein has translation MKYILVGLLWLYAGVVPAVELSSHVASKIVLAQKQAANQHLDKAIQTLQSVKSAKPHDQAYVALILANYYWQNDQSRQAIEQARYAVTSDQLKDELGWNAKRMLADLLANEQQYQEAVAYYQELTDNAPAKEKISELWLRIGQIHYQLSQWKPVLQAVAKYEQFHLPDAVTPLSIKLGAQIQLERYKAAIPTIKRLLTLEPDHRNWWLQLVNMELKTGQSGAALSSLELARMKGVELSGQDLKLLASLYARNGIPERAARVMMSLSEKSEPKLDDITQTAYYWQRAKEWDKAIDSWQLAAQQDAGYYREIARLQLQQGRYQAALDALARLKGHDQEARIALLRTQALYKLNQFESALSQARKSDSIQPSQEAKSWIKYLTQLRQYQQKRES, from the coding sequence ATGAAATACATTCTTGTCGGCTTACTATGGTTATATGCGGGGGTTGTCCCGGCGGTTGAGCTGAGTAGTCATGTTGCATCCAAAATTGTTCTGGCACAGAAGCAGGCTGCTAATCAGCACCTGGATAAAGCGATTCAGACTCTGCAATCGGTAAAAAGTGCCAAGCCTCATGATCAGGCTTATGTTGCTCTGATTTTAGCAAACTACTACTGGCAGAATGATCAGAGTCGACAAGCAATAGAGCAGGCGCGTTACGCGGTCACATCTGATCAGCTCAAAGATGAGTTAGGCTGGAATGCAAAGCGGATGTTGGCGGATCTGTTGGCGAATGAGCAGCAGTATCAGGAAGCGGTCGCTTATTATCAAGAGTTGACAGATAACGCACCAGCAAAAGAGAAAATTTCAGAATTATGGCTGCGTATCGGACAGATTCATTATCAGTTATCACAGTGGAAACCTGTTCTTCAGGCTGTTGCTAAATATGAGCAGTTTCACCTTCCGGATGCCGTAACACCGTTGTCGATTAAGCTGGGTGCTCAAATCCAGCTGGAGCGTTACAAAGCTGCAATTCCGACCATCAAACGTCTACTGACGCTCGAACCTGATCATAGAAACTGGTGGTTGCAACTGGTAAATATGGAACTGAAAACCGGACAGTCCGGAGCTGCCCTCAGTTCACTGGAGCTGGCCCGGATGAAAGGGGTCGAATTATCCGGACAGGATTTGAAATTACTGGCCAGCCTTTATGCCCGTAACGGCATTCCTGAAAGAGCTGCAAGGGTGATGATGTCGCTCTCAGAGAAGTCTGAACCGAAGCTGGATGATATCACGCAGACTGCCTATTACTGGCAGCGGGCAAAAGAATGGGATAAAGCAATTGATAGCTGGCAGTTGGCTGCACAACAGGATGCCGGCTATTATCGGGAAATTGCCCGTCTGCAATTACAGCAAGGCCGTTATCAGGCTGCACTTGATGCTTTGGCTCGGTTGAAAGGGCATGATCAAGAAGCTCGTATCGCATTGTTGCGGACTCAGGCACTGTATAAACTGAATCAGTTCGAGTCAGCATTAAGTCAGGCGAGAAAGTCTGACAGCATCCAACCCTCTCAGGAAGCGAAAAGCTGGATCAAATATCTGACTCAGTTACGCCAGTACCAGCAAAAAAGAGAGTCTTAA
- a CDS encoding DNA ligase, whose protein sequence is MTAVKIKMTLLSLLLLTHFSEAGVVHESSEPVMLANTYHPEQDIVFSHYRVSEKLDGIRGVWNGKQLMTRNGNHIYAPRWFLRQLPPFPVEGELWAGRGLFHVVQQTILDQLPNSQAWHRISFMLFDIPFGLGPYHQRYQKIKSWLLRQPETKNLRLIRQYPLASQKDLDKFMQQVVQDNGEGIMLRDWYASYHSGRSDTLLKMKPYIDEEAQIIGYKNGKGKYENQIGALLVRNRRGTEFYIGSGLTDQQRESPPEIGSWITYRYDRVTQKGKPRFARLLRERVY, encoded by the coding sequence ATGACTGCTGTGAAAATCAAAATGACACTTCTTTCACTCCTGCTACTGACTCATTTCTCTGAAGCTGGGGTTGTCCATGAATCTTCCGAACCGGTGATGCTGGCGAATACATACCACCCGGAGCAGGATATTGTGTTCAGTCACTATCGGGTCAGCGAAAAACTGGACGGTATCCGGGGAGTCTGGAACGGAAAACAGCTGATGACCCGCAATGGTAACCATATTTACGCACCGCGGTGGTTTTTGCGGCAGCTTCCGCCATTTCCTGTTGAAGGTGAGTTGTGGGCTGGGCGGGGATTGTTCCATGTGGTTCAGCAGACAATTCTGGATCAGCTCCCGAACTCGCAGGCCTGGCACCGCATTTCTTTCATGTTGTTTGACATTCCTTTCGGCCTTGGGCCTTATCATCAACGCTACCAGAAAATAAAGTCCTGGTTACTCAGACAGCCAGAGACAAAGAATCTTCGTCTGATCCGACAATATCCACTGGCATCTCAAAAGGATCTGGATAAGTTTATGCAGCAAGTGGTTCAGGATAATGGGGAAGGGATTATGCTGCGTGACTGGTATGCTTCCTATCATTCGGGCAGGAGTGATACTTTGCTTAAGATGAAACCTTATATTGATGAAGAAGCTCAGATCATCGGTTATAAGAATGGAAAAGGAAAGTATGAGAACCAAATTGGCGCCTTACTGGTCAGAAATCGTCGCGGAACTGAATTTTATATCGGTAGTGGTTTAACGGATCAACAGAGAGAATCTCCTCCGGAGATCGGTTCCTGGATTACTTATCGTTATGATCGGGTGACTCAGAAAGGAAAGCCCCGTTTTGCCCGATTGTTACGTGAGAGAGTTTATTAG
- a CDS encoding MATE family efflux transporter gives MHLYKAEAKKLFNLAVPVLIASVAQTGMGFVDTVMAGGASAVDMAAVAVAASVWMPTILFGIGILMALIPVIAQLNGAGKQDRIPYEVQQGIYTALLLTIPIILVLFQTNQILEWMDVDGPLAEKTGNYMYAMMFGVPAFLLFQALRNFTDGMSMTKPAMVIGFLGLLINIPLNWIFVYGKFGAPALGGVGCGVATAIVYWLMFLMLCFYVITSQRLAHLSPFKSLSRLDKNEQIRIFRLGFPVSAAFFFEVTLFAVVALVVAPFGATVVAAHQIAINFSSMVFMLPMSIGSAVSIRVGHTLGENDFAGSVISSKVGIGLGLSTAIITATLTVLFREQLAWMYTQSPEVITLATQLLFIAAVYQCTDSIQVVSAGALRGYKDMKAIFYMTFIAYWLFGLPFGCILALTDWIVEPMGVAGFWIGFIIGLSSAALMLGARLTWIFKQHDISKLNAISSS, from the coding sequence GTGCACCTATATAAAGCAGAAGCGAAAAAATTATTTAATCTTGCCGTCCCGGTTCTGATTGCATCCGTTGCACAGACTGGGATGGGATTTGTAGATACGGTAATGGCGGGTGGCGCCAGTGCAGTGGACATGGCAGCGGTTGCGGTTGCCGCCAGTGTTTGGATGCCAACCATTTTGTTCGGTATTGGTATTCTGATGGCTCTGATTCCTGTAATTGCCCAGTTGAATGGTGCAGGTAAACAGGATCGGATCCCTTATGAGGTTCAGCAAGGTATCTATACCGCGCTTTTGCTGACAATCCCGATCATTCTGGTGTTATTTCAGACTAATCAAATTCTGGAATGGATGGATGTTGACGGCCCATTAGCAGAAAAAACCGGCAATTACATGTATGCCATGATGTTTGGTGTTCCAGCCTTTCTCCTCTTTCAGGCGCTCAGAAACTTCACTGATGGTATGTCAATGACTAAACCAGCCATGGTCATCGGCTTTCTTGGCTTACTGATAAATATTCCGCTGAACTGGATTTTCGTTTACGGTAAATTCGGCGCACCAGCCTTAGGTGGTGTGGGATGTGGTGTTGCGACAGCAATCGTCTACTGGTTGATGTTTTTGATGCTGTGTTTCTACGTCATCACTTCACAGAGACTTGCACATCTATCACCATTCAAGTCACTTTCCCGTCTGGATAAAAATGAGCAGATTCGTATTTTCCGGTTAGGTTTCCCTGTTTCTGCGGCATTTTTCTTTGAAGTCACATTATTTGCTGTGGTAGCTCTGGTTGTTGCTCCGTTTGGTGCTACGGTTGTTGCAGCCCACCAAATTGCTATTAACTTCTCTTCAATGGTGTTTATGTTACCGATGAGTATCGGTTCAGCGGTCAGTATCCGTGTCGGCCATACACTGGGAGAAAATGATTTTGCAGGTTCGGTCATCTCTTCCAAAGTCGGAATCGGGCTGGGTCTCAGTACGGCAATTATTACCGCGACATTAACGGTTCTCTTCCGTGAACAACTCGCGTGGATGTATACACAAAGCCCGGAAGTCATCACACTGGCAACTCAGCTCCTGTTTATTGCTGCCGTTTATCAGTGTACCGACTCTATTCAGGTCGTTTCTGCCGGTGCTCTGAGAGGATACAAAGACATGAAAGCAATCTTCTATATGACTTTCATTGCCTACTGGCTGTTTGGATTGCCTTTCGGTTGTATTCTGGCGTTGACTGACTGGATTGTTGAACCCATGGGAGTCGCCGGATTCTGGATCGGATTTATCATCGGTCTTTCTTCTGCCGCACTGATGCTGGGGGCTCGGTTGACCTGGATTTTCAAGCAACATGATATCTCGAAACTGAATGCCATTTCATCATCCTGA
- a CDS encoding riboflavin synthase subunit alpha: protein MFTGIVQGTAKVIRIERKNGLHTHTLELKPPLNKGLMIGASVAHNGCCLTITDIREELVSFDLIEETLRITNLGQLEEGEWVNIERAAKYGDEIGGHTMSGHIACTAEIARITASENNRTLWFRLPPDKMKYVMAKGFIGLDGCSLTIGEIHEDMFSVHLIPETLQQTLFGQRQTGDQINVEFDPQTQTIVDTIERVLKEKQLG from the coding sequence ATGTTTACAGGAATCGTCCAAGGTACAGCAAAAGTTATTCGAATAGAAAGAAAAAATGGTTTGCACACTCATACCCTGGAACTAAAACCCCCTCTGAATAAAGGGCTGATGATCGGTGCTTCGGTTGCCCATAATGGCTGTTGCCTGACAATTACTGACATCCGGGAAGAATTGGTATCCTTTGATTTAATTGAAGAAACTCTCCGAATCACTAATTTAGGACAGCTTGAAGAAGGTGAATGGGTGAATATCGAACGAGCAGCAAAGTATGGTGATGAAATCGGTGGTCATACCATGTCCGGTCACATTGCATGTACCGCAGAGATAGCTCGTATTACGGCATCGGAAAACAATCGTACACTATGGTTCAGATTACCACCGGACAAAATGAAATACGTCATGGCTAAAGGTTTTATCGGGCTGGATGGTTGTTCTCTGACTATTGGAGAAATTCATGAGGATATGTTCAGTGTTCATCTGATCCCGGAAACACTTCAGCAGACCTTATTCGGACAACGTCAGACCGGCGATCAAATCAATGTTGAGTTCGACCCTCAAACCCAGACAATCGTAGATACGATAGAAAGAGTTCTCAAAGAAAAACAGCTCGGATGA
- a CDS encoding fructosamine kinase family protein has translation MWQGIVQQLSLTLGREFQILDKQRIHGGDINASYVISDGRYKYFVKINEKEDLSQFICEQDNLRTLAQTHCVNTPKVLLVGSSKSHSFLVLQHISLKPLESGERSYLFGEQLARLHQWGEQKEYGFDQDNYIGMTIQPNSWNKKWHRFFAEQRIGWQLQLLYEKGIVFIDIDKFVELIAQQLAHHQPKPSLLHGDLWHGNVADSGLEPFCFDPACYWGDRECDIAMTELFGGFEPEFYQGYESILPLELAYEERKHIYNLYHILNHCNCFGGHYLNDAQQIIRNILEESS, from the coding sequence ATGTGGCAAGGTATAGTTCAGCAATTATCACTGACATTAGGCCGAGAATTTCAAATTCTCGATAAGCAGAGAATCCATGGTGGTGATATCAATGCCAGCTATGTGATTAGCGATGGACGTTACAAATATTTTGTAAAAATCAATGAGAAAGAGGATCTCTCTCAGTTTATCTGTGAGCAGGATAATCTCAGAACACTCGCTCAGACTCACTGCGTCAATACACCCAAGGTACTCTTAGTCGGCAGCTCAAAGAGCCATTCATTTCTGGTTCTGCAACACATCAGCCTGAAACCACTGGAAAGTGGTGAACGCAGCTACCTATTCGGAGAACAACTGGCCCGTCTCCATCAATGGGGAGAACAGAAAGAATACGGTTTTGATCAGGATAACTATATTGGTATGACAATCCAGCCGAACTCATGGAATAAAAAATGGCACCGTTTTTTTGCCGAACAGCGAATTGGCTGGCAATTACAGCTGCTCTATGAGAAAGGTATTGTTTTTATTGATATCGACAAATTTGTTGAACTTATCGCACAACAACTCGCCCACCATCAACCAAAGCCATCCCTGCTTCACGGTGATCTATGGCATGGTAATGTCGCAGACAGCGGACTGGAACCTTTCTGCTTTGATCCTGCCTGCTACTGGGGAGACAGAGAATGTGATATCGCGATGACAGAGCTATTCGGTGGCTTCGAACCTGAATTTTATCAGGGCTACGAAAGTATTTTACCGCTAGAACTCGCTTATGAAGAACGTAAGCATATTTATAACCTGTATCACATTCTCAACCACTGTAACTGCTTTGGCGGACACTATCTCAACGATGCACAGCAGATTATCCGTAATATTCTGGAAGAATCTTCATAG